The window CGTTTTCGTCACATCTGTTGTTGCTGAgaaatcatccatcttcaaatccaaTCTTTTACCCCTTCTCATATGGTTTGAGACCATAGATTCGGTCAGATCTACAGACGATGATTCTCCTGATGTTGTTGTTAGCATTACACCGGATTatcccatcatcttcaaaaatGGAGATGATCTGCGCCAAGATCAGCTTGTAATCCAGCTGTTTACTCTGATGGATCGCCTTTTACGCAAAGAAAATCTCGATCTCCGTTTGAGCCCATACAGCGTACTGGCAACTTCAACTACAGAAGGCATGATACAGTTCGTGCCCAGCAAGAGTGTTGCGTCGATCATGGCTGAGCACGGGAGTTTACAAAATTATTTGAGAATAGAGCATGCGGATGATGGCGCTCTAGGTTCCTATGGAATCGAAGCCAGTGTAATGGACACGTTTGTTAGAAGTTGCGGTTAGTTGATCCTATCTTCGTCTTTGATTAAGCTAATGCAGCAAGAAGCTGGGTACTCCGTTCTCACCTATGTGCTGGGTGTTGGAGATAGACACTTGGATAATCTGATGCTGGCGCCAGATGGTCATTTCTTTCATGGTATGAGAAGCCTGGCACTTGATACGTTTTCTGCTAACTTTCCTCAGTGGATTTCGGGTACATTCTCGGTCGTGATCCCAAGCCATACCCGCCCCCTGTCAAAGTCTGcaaagagatggtggacGCCATGGGCGGCCCAGGATCTGCTCACTATGGAAGATTTCAGAGCTTATGTTATACTGCGTTTATCGGATTGAGGAAAAATGCCAACTTGATATTGAATCTTGTCGCGTTAATGGTAGATGCTGGCATCCAGGATATACAGCTGGAACCAGATAAAGCTGTGTGGAAGGTGAGCAAGCACGTTCTTTATTTCAATGAACAACGTGGGTTAACGCCTTCTCAGGTACAGGAGAAATTCATGTTGGATTTGtccgaagaagatgcaaTCAAACAGTTCGAAGTATTATTGAATGATACTTCATATCTGACTGCCGTATTTGATCGTATTCATGACTGGTAAGTTTTGGGTCTGATCCacaaaaaaataaaaagagggaaagaaaacaTATTAATGTATATCGAAAGGGCGCAATATCTTCGAGATTAGACATCACAAAGTGTATAACCAACCATACTCGTCAAAGTCAGAAATGGACGATCACTCGTCTTGTGTAGACACTACCATTTTTTTTATTGTCTGAATGGATAACCCTGTAGTGTTGTACAAATACCGGTAACAGCCTTGTTTTTGCCAATAACCCTACATACGCAATATgagctcttctccaaagaGTCACTTACTGCCGTACATCTCCAAACTTTTTATAACAATAAGAGGGGACCGCTTATCTCCTCACGATCAGTCATCGAATCTCGGCCGCTCTCCTCtgctgaaaaagaaataaCGCCTGTGTGTGGAATAATGTCAGCCTTGCTATAGATAGCATGCTACATATGTCCATATGTGAGATGGTGTTCAATAATTGAATTTATCGGCCTTCGCTGATCACCTGTTGACATTTGTGCCGCTTGTGCGTGCGACAAAACACTGCCCCATTTATAAAATCACTTTCAATCATTTTTGATTCATTAAGAGCTCCTAATCACTACTTTTTCACTTGCGgcccatctcttctgttatattttctttttttgcgTTCAATGTCTACCAACTCCTCATACAACATGCAACGTCTCCCACTGAGAGTAGTCGGCCGGCTCCAAAGGTGGTTATTGTAACACTATAGTTACCAATGATAAAAAGACATTTTCTTGCTTTCTAGATTAAGGTTACAGGTTATGGTCCCTCGATGAGTCGCCGTCATTATTTATGCCAGGCACGCAATAATACTCTGTTTACCTTTTTGAAAATATTGGGCCGTTTTCCATTTGCCTTATCTGCCATTACTGCTATCGCTATCTGTTTTGCTGTCGACGATTAATTGTTCCAAAAAAAGCCGATTCGAGCCTTCTTACAGGCCGCAAGGGATATCGCTATTTGTACAATACGCCCCCCAGACTAGAACTCGACTTTTCATCAAATGGCCTCGCCCTCTCTTGCATCTGCCTTGACACTGTCAACGGTCGGGCTTGCGTCAAGATCATTTCTTCGTCTGACCACAAAAGAATTCAAAGTTGAAGGATTGCCCACATTACTTGACGCTCTCAGTATCCCACATGGAGACAAGAGTAAAGGCAAGATGTCAAACGTGGGCGACGGAAGTGACCCCTCATTAAAACCGAGGAGAGGGATCCTCACAAGTACGTATCGCGCAGAACTTCATTACTCTCAGCTAATGAGCATACCATTGTTTCATAGTATGCAACCATAATTCGGTAGTCGACGATCCCATGGTCAGCGTATACAAAAAATAATACTATGTCACCCGTAACTGATCGATTGTACAGATGTGGTCCCTTTTGCCTCTTTCCACATATTTCCCCTTTGCGTCTCCTTCACACACATGTCGTAACAATCGATGGACTTTAGGAGCTTCCGATATTATGTTCACGAATTCTGTTTTCAGCAAATTTTTCAACTTAGGGCAGGTAATTGAAACACATCGTGGGGCAGGCATTTTCCAGGAAGCCATTGACCGAGCCGTTAAGCTTCTACAAGAGGGTAACTGGGTGAGTTTAGGACTGGGAATTCAAGGGTAGTATTGTCTGACCTAGGTCTCTCTACACCAAGATTCACATCTTCCCCGAGGGTAAGGTGAATCAGCAGCTCACAAACCCAGAGGGTGGTTTGCTACGGTTCAAATGGGGAGTGTGAGTGGGATATTTCCATTGAGGCGTCAAGGGCCATTGAGGAACTGATACCATAAAATTAAAGAGGTCGTATCATCATGGACTCCGAAATCATGCCAGAAATCATACCCATCTGGATATCAGGTCAGTTACGCCATGATTCTACATCTGGCTCATTAAAAAGCTGATGTATTCTTCTATCACAAAGGTTTTGATCAAATCATGCCTGAGACTCGCGGATTCCCACGTTTCATCCCTCGCCCCGGCGCACATGTCAGCATCACTGTCGGACAACCTCTCACTTCGCAAATCCAGCCACTAGTGAAAGCATGGAAAGATATGGCttcaaaagagaagggaacTCTGGGCAtaggaggagaatgggaacAGAAGGTGAAAGGTGAAGGTTTGGTTGGGCAAAAGCAGAGAGAAGTGAGAGGTAAGGGACAGCTGATAGATGggcgggagaaggaagtgagGATCAAAATCGTAGAAGCCTTGCAAGAGGGTATGCGTAAGTTAGGGCAagatgtggaaagaagagaggggcGATTTAAAAAGGGCTTTTGGTCCCAGTCAACCAGGCAACCAGTATAGAACTCTGTAACTCTTTGCTATGTCTAATTATAGGCTATTGCGTTAAGGAAAACAAGAGCATATATCCAACATCAAGAACTGGGTCTAGAAGCGCTATTAATGTATCATACATGGCGCATAATAGCACAAATATGGGAGTGGATAGATCGACACTAGCGGCCGTACTTCTGAAGTTCCCATTGTCGGCTGGATAAATGTCAGCGATGATTCAACAAATTAATGGGATATGACATTACTTATCAAGAGGGCATACTAAAAGCGGAAGGTCAGCATAAAACCAGATCAACCATCTCGGGACTCGTACCTTGTCGAGTTTTGAGCCATCTAGAGATGCAGTGAAAGTGGAAAGCGTGCTAGACATATAACAATGTCAACCGCCAATCACGTATTGACGATGGTATCGACTCGTAAGACGCACGTTACAGATACCCCATGCTACAGTACACCCTGATGAAATCGTCAGATCGTAGTCCTAATCGATTATTCCGTTGTACGCACCGTTTTCGCTCTCTGCACCTTGATTGGCCTGGCAATCCATGCAGAGGTCCATGATATGGCTCTTGCAAATGGCACAATTGTCAACAGCAATGTCTGATTGATCCGCCGTATCAGTATATAGCAAACCTTCCTAACCACAGTCCCAAGATTACTTACCCCATGCCCAAAGAGCAACAGCATTCCACTAATATATATTTACGAATGATCAATAAAGGTCATCAAGTAAGGGCGCCCATAGGAGATGAGACTGTTCCAAGCTTGAAATCTTAGGcgcaccttcttcacctcgAATCTTGGCTTCTTGTCATTTTCAGCCGCTAACTTTCCTGGGTTTGTTACTTGGTCGATTTCCATCTCTGGATGGATATCAAGAGGCCTAAGTTCGGCTACGTCAGGTAAAAAGCAAAAATGAGAAGTTGGAAGGAATGTGAGAACGAAAACAACCACTACGGTCAAACGGGGACTTAGCACAACGATTGAGAACGAAGCGAGCGCGTCGCCGCCCGACCGCCAGGAGTTGAGTAATGCTAGGTTAACAGAAGAGATAATTAGGTATTAATACGTAAGAGGTGGGGGAGCTGAGGCGACGCTTTATGTCATTTATGAATTAATTCTTAATTTAATTTTAATTTTGCTTTTCAAATCTACTATTTTTGTCGCTCGCGTTTAGCGAGTTGCGAATGGTGC of the Cryptococcus tetragattii IND107 chromosome 2, whole genome shotgun sequence genome contains:
- a CDS encoding E3 ubiquitin-protein ligase RBX1, which translates into the protein MEIDQVTNPGKLAAENDKKPRFEVKKWNAVALWAWDIAVDNCAICKSHIMDLCMDCQANQGAESENGCTVAWGICNHAFHFHCISRWLKTRQVCPLDNRQWELQKYGR